In Chelmon rostratus isolate fCheRos1 chromosome 20, fCheRos1.pri, whole genome shotgun sequence, a single window of DNA contains:
- the puf60b gene encoding poly(U)-binding-splicing factor PUF60-B isoform X7: MAVTETAGGEALTMENGQGTGSKLGLPPLTPEQQEALQRAKKYAMEQSIKSVLVKQTIAHQQQQLTNLQMAAVTMGFGDPLSPLQSVAAQRQRALAIMCRVYVGSIYYELGEDTIRQAFAPFGPIKSIDMSWDSVTMKHKGFAFVEYDVPEAAQLALEQMNSVMLGGRNIKVGRPSNIGQAQPIIDQLAEEARAFNRIYVASVHPDLSDDDIKSVFEAFGRIKSCTLARDPTSGRHRGFGFIEYEKPQSALDAVSSMNLFDLGGQYLRVGKAVTPPMPLLTPTTPGGLPPAAAVAAAAATAKITAQASMNPFQRDLMAFQEAVAGASVLGALAAPQLLGQQMGIPQAVMAAQAPGVITGVYQDMSVTPVRPPIPVLPQVGLVNPVLASPPVLSNQAGGSNQQERKEEKEEMLQDGTGQEMLSDQEHMSISGSSARHMVMQKLLRKSESTVMVLRNMVGPEDIDDDLEGEVTEECGKFGSVNRVIIYQEKQGEEEDADIIVKIFVEFSMASEMNKAIQALNDRWFGGRKVVAEVYDQDRFNSSDLSA, translated from the exons ATGGCGGTTACAGAGACTGCG GGAGGAGAAGCTCTGACGATGGAGAATGGACAGGGCACAGGCTCCAAGCTTGGCCTACCGCCTCTCACcccagagcagcaggaggcacTTCAGAGG GCAAAGAAGTATGCCATGGAACAAAGCATTAAGAGTGTGTTGGTGAAGCAGACCATCGcccatcaacaacaacaactcacCAACCTGCAG ATGGCAGCAGTGACAATGGGCTTTGGAGATCCTCTCTCACCTTTACAATCG GTGGCAGCTCAGAGGCAACGTGCTCTAGCCATCATGTGTCGGGTTTATGTGGGCTCCATATACTATGAGCTTGGTGAGGACACCATCAGACAGGCGTTTGCCCCCTTCGGCCCTATCAAGAGCATTGACATGTCTTGGGATTCTGTTACAATGAAACACAAG GGGTTTGCCTTTGTGGAATATGATGTGCCAGAGGCCGCTCAGCTGGCGCTGGAGCAGATGAACTCAGTCATGTTGGGGGGGCGAAACATTAAG GTTGGGCGGCCAAGTAACATCGGTCAGGCGCAACCCATCATTGACCAGCTGGCAGAGGAGGCGCGCGCCTTTAACCGAATCTACGTGGCGTCCGTCCACCCTGACCTGTCAGACGATGACATCAAGAGTGTGTTTGAGGCCTTTGGAAGGATCAAGTCTTGCACGTTAGCCAGAGACCCCACCTCAGGGCGACACAGAGGCTTTGGCTTCATTG AATATGAAAAGCCTCAGTCAGCCCTGGATGCTGTGTCTTCTATGAACCTCTTTGACCTGGGGGGTCAGTACCTGCGGGTGGGCAAAGCAGTGACTCCACCCATGCCCCTACTGACCCCCACGACCCCTGGTGGTCTGccgcctgctgcagctgtggctgcagcgGCAGCCACCGCTAAGATAACGGCCCAGGCAAGTATGAATCCCTTCCAAAGGGATTTAATGGCCTTCCAG GAGGCTGTAGCCGGCGCATCAGTCCTGGGGGCGTTAGCCGCGCCCCAACTTCTTGGTCAGCAAATGGGAATACCTCAGGCTGTTATGGCTGCCCAGGCACCAGGGGTCATCACAGGTGTGTACCAAGACATGA GTGTTACTCCAGTACGTCCTCCCATACCAGTGCTTCCCCAGGTTGGTCTTGTGAACCCTGTGCTCGCATCACCGCCTGTCCTGTCTAATCAGGCCGGTGGCTCCAACCAACAAGAGcgaaaagaagagaaagaggagatgtTGCAGGATGGTACAGGGCAGGAGATGTTGAGTGACCAAGAGCACATGAGCATCTCAGGCAGCAGTGCCAGACATATGGTGATGCAGAAACTGCTAAGAAAATCAGAG TCCACAGTGATGGTGCTTCGAAATATGGTTGGACCAGAGGACATTGATGATGACCTGGAGGGCGAGGTGACAGAAGAGTGCGGGAAGTTTGGCTCTGTCAACAGAGTCATCATATACCAAGAAAAgcaaggagaagaggaggatgctgATATCATTGTCAAAATCTTTGTAGAGTTTTCCATGGCCTCAGAGATGAACAAAGCTATCCAGGCCCTCAATGACCGCTGGTTCGGAGGTCGCAAAGTTGTCGCAGAGGTGTACGACCAAGACCGTTTCAACAGCAGTGACCTCTCTGCATGA